One part of the Sus scrofa isolate TJ Tabasco breed Duroc chromosome 8, Sscrofa11.1, whole genome shotgun sequence genome encodes these proteins:
- the THAP9 gene encoding DNA transposase THAP9 isoform X2, whose product MDPRSKKIWIPGPGAMLCSKHFQESDFESYGIRRKLKKGAVPSVSLYKVLQGAHLKGKARQKILKQPLPDNSQEVATEDHNYSLKGPLTIGAEKLAEVQQMLQVSRKRLASAKNYRMIKKRKGLRLIDALVEEKLLSEETEYLLRAQFSDFKWELYNWRETAGYSTEMKQFACTLYLCSSKVYDYVRKILKLPHSSILRTWLSRCKPGPGFHSNVFSFLQQKVENGDQLYQYCSLIIKGISLKQQLQWDPSSHQLQGFMDFGLGKLDADEMPLASETVVLMAVGISGHWRTPLGYFFVNRASGYLQAQLLRLTIGKLSDIGVTVLAVTSDATADSVQMAKSLGIRMDGDNMKCTFQHPSSSGQQVAYFFDPCHLLRLVRNAFQNFQSIQFINGTAHWQHLVELVTFQEQELSNIERIPRKLASLKHHILKTNGAAQLFSESMASALECLRSLGLPPFQNCVGTIHFLRLINNLFDIFNSRNYYGKGLKGPLVPKTFNKINHVLIEAKTIFVTLSDSNNNQIIKGKRKLGFLGFLLNAESLQWLYQNYVSPKVTPFPYLLTYKFSQDHLELFLKMLRQVLVASSNPTCMAFQKAYHNLETRHRLQEEVFLGEVSVLDISIARRADLALRTVQQQYDVSVTKTLFHKEDVCQDWSDRLLSEALLDLSDHRRSLTCCAGYIANKLSALLTCEDCIGALYASDLKASKIGSLLCVKKVNGLHFPSQSLCQVINVCEQVVRTHSRTTAYERLLPKQREFYLQQKILHELSGHIYLFVDLNEHLFDGEVCAINHFVKLLKDIVVCFLRLRAAGVAQRPLKPHPERPDMKTLSRKHWSAFQNYRCSGFANTSKCRHLLSNKGCPFR is encoded by the exons ATGGACCCCAGAAGCAAAAAGATTTGGATTCCAGGACCAGGTGCTATGCTATGTTCCAAACATTTTCAAGAAAGTGACTTTGAGTCATATGGCATaagaagaaagctgaaaaaaGGAGCAGTGCCTTCTGTTTCTCTATACAAG GTTCTCCAAGGTGCACACCTTAAAGGTAAAGCAAGACAGAAAATCCTTAAACAGCCGCTTCCTGATAATTCTCAAGAGGTCGCTACTGAGGACCACAACTACAGTTTAAAGGGGCCCCTGACCATAGGAGCGGAGAAACTGGCCGAGGTGCAACAGATGCTGCAAGTGTCCAGAAAGAGACTTGCCTCTGCGAAAAACTACAGGATGATCAAGAAGAGAAAGGGCTTACGATTAATCGATGCTCTCGTCGAAGAGAAACTACTGTCGGAAGAAACGGAGTATCTGCTACGAGCACAGTTTTCCG ATTTTAAGTGGGAGTTGTATAACTGGAGAGAAACCGCTGGGTACTCCACAGAAATGAAGCAGTTTGCATGTACACTCTACTTGTGCAGCAGCAAAGTCTATGATTATGTAAGAAAGATCCTCAAGCTGCCTCACTCTTCCATCCTCAGAAC atgGCTGTCCAGATGCAAACCCGGTCCAGGTTTCCACAGCAacgttttttcctttcttcaacaAAAAGTGGAGAATGGCGACCAGCTCTACCAGTACTGCTCCCTGATAATAAAAGGCATCTCTCTGAAGCAGCAGCTTCAGTGGGACCCCAGCAGTCACCAGCTGCAAGGGTTTATGGACTTTGGTCTCGGCAAACTGGATGCTGATGAAATGCCCCTCGCCTCGGAGACTGTTGTGCTCATGGCCGTGGGTATTTCTGGTCATTGGCGAACACCTCTGGGTTATTTTTTTGTAAACAGGGCTTCTGGATATTTGCAAGCTCAGCTGCTTCGCCTGACCATTGGCAAACTGAGTGACATAGGGGTCACGGTTCTGGCCGTCACGTCCGATGCTACAGCTGACAGTGTTCAGATGGCAAAGTCGCTGGGGATCCGTATGGACGGAGACAACATGAAGTGTACGTTTCAGCACCCTTCCTCTTCCGGGCAGCAGGTCGCCTACTTCTTTGACCCTTGCCACTTGCTTAGGTTAGTGAGGAATGCGTTTCAGAATTTCCAGAGCATCCAGTTTATCAACGGCACAGCGCATTGGCAGCACCTCGTGGAGTTAGTCACATTCCAGGAACAGGAATTGTCAAATATAGAGCGGATCCCAAGAAAACTTGCAAGTTTGAAACACCACATACTGAAGACGAACGGTGCCGCCCAGCTCTTCAGCGAGAGCATGGCCAGCGCGTTGGAATGTTTGCGGTCGTTGGGCCTGCCTCCTTTCCAGAACTGTGTGGGCACCATCCATTTCCTACGCTTAATTAACAATCTCTTTGACATTTTTAATAGTAGGAACTATTATGGAAAAGGACTCAAAGGACCCCTAGTACCTAAAACTTTCAATAAAATCAACCATGTGCTAATTGAAGCCAAGACTATTTTTGTTACATTATCTGACTCCAACAATAACCAGATAATTAAAGGTAAGCGAAAACTGGGATTCCTGGGATTTCTCCTTAACGCTGAGAGCTTACAGTGGCTCTACCAAAACTACGTTTCCCCCAAAGTCACGCCGTTTCCGTATCTCCTGACGTACAAATTCAGTCAAGATCATCTGGAGTTATTTCTAAAGATGCTTAGACAGGTTTTAGTAGCCAGTTCGAACCCTACCTGCATGGCGTTCCAGAAAGCTTACCATAATTTGGAGACCAGACACAGATTACAAGAGGAAGTTTTTCTAGGTGAAGTAAGCGTCCTTGACATTTCCATTGCTCGAAGGGCAGACTTGGCCCTTCGGACGGTTCAGCAGCAGTATGATGTCAGCGTCACAAAGACTCTCTTTCACAAAGAGGATGTCTGCCAAGACTGGTCTGACCGTTTGCTAAGCGAGGCATTACTAGACCTGTCCGATCATAGGCGAAGTCTCACCTGTTGCGCTGGTTATATTGCCAATAAGTTGTCAGCTCTTTTAACATGTGAGGACTGCATCGGTGCCCTCTATGCATCGGATCTCAAAGCCTCTAAAATTGGATCTCTTTTATGTGTTAAGAAGGTGAATGGCTTGCATTTCCCTTCACAAAGTTTGTGCCAAGTCATAAATGTTTGTGAGCAAGTGGTAAGAACCCATTCAAGAACGACAGCTTATGAACGACTACTTCCTAAACAGAGGGAGTTTTATCTTCAGCAGAAAATATTACATGAGCTTTCTGGGCACATTTATCTTTTTGTAGATCTAAACGAGCATCTCTTTGATGGCGAGGTCTGTGCCATCAATCACTTCGTAAAGTTGCTAAAAGATATCGTAGTCTGTTTCTTAAGGCTCagagctgcaggtgtagctcagcGCCCTTTAAAACCCCATCCAGAAAGACCCGACATGAAAACTTTGTCGAGGAAACACTGGTCAGCGTTCCAGAATTACAGATGTTCAGGTTTTGCGAATACCAGTAAATGCAGGCATTTGCTAAGTAACAAAGGATGTCCATTCAGATGA
- the THAP9 gene encoding DNA transposase THAP9 isoform X1 — MTRSCSAVGCSTRDTVLSRERGLSFHQFPTDTIQRSQWIRAVNRMDPRSKKIWIPGPGAMLCSKHFQESDFESYGIRRKLKKGAVPSVSLYKVLQGAHLKGKARQKILKQPLPDNSQEVATEDHNYSLKGPLTIGAEKLAEVQQMLQVSRKRLASAKNYRMIKKRKGLRLIDALVEEKLLSEETEYLLRAQFSDFKWELYNWRETAGYSTEMKQFACTLYLCSSKVYDYVRKILKLPHSSILRTWLSRCKPGPGFHSNVFSFLQQKVENGDQLYQYCSLIIKGISLKQQLQWDPSSHQLQGFMDFGLGKLDADEMPLASETVVLMAVGISGHWRTPLGYFFVNRASGYLQAQLLRLTIGKLSDIGVTVLAVTSDATADSVQMAKSLGIRMDGDNMKCTFQHPSSSGQQVAYFFDPCHLLRLVRNAFQNFQSIQFINGTAHWQHLVELVTFQEQELSNIERIPRKLASLKHHILKTNGAAQLFSESMASALECLRSLGLPPFQNCVGTIHFLRLINNLFDIFNSRNYYGKGLKGPLVPKTFNKINHVLIEAKTIFVTLSDSNNNQIIKGKRKLGFLGFLLNAESLQWLYQNYVSPKVTPFPYLLTYKFSQDHLELFLKMLRQVLVASSNPTCMAFQKAYHNLETRHRLQEEVFLGEVSVLDISIARRADLALRTVQQQYDVSVTKTLFHKEDVCQDWSDRLLSEALLDLSDHRRSLTCCAGYIANKLSALLTCEDCIGALYASDLKASKIGSLLCVKKVNGLHFPSQSLCQVINVCEQVVRTHSRTTAYERLLPKQREFYLQQKILHELSGHIYLFVDLNEHLFDGEVCAINHFVKLLKDIVVCFLRLRAAGVAQRPLKPHPERPDMKTLSRKHWSAFQNYRCSGFANTSKCRHLLSNKGCPFR, encoded by the exons ATGACCCGAAGTTGCTCGGCAGTGGGCTGCAGCACCCGGGACACCGTGCTGAGCCGCGAGCGGGGCCTCTCCTTCCACCA ATTTCCAACCGATACCATACAGCGCTCACAATGGATCAGGGCTGTTAATCGTATGGACCCCAGAAGCAAAAAGATTTGGATTCCAGGACCAGGTGCTATGCTATGTTCCAAACATTTTCAAGAAAGTGACTTTGAGTCATATGGCATaagaagaaagctgaaaaaaGGAGCAGTGCCTTCTGTTTCTCTATACAAG GTTCTCCAAGGTGCACACCTTAAAGGTAAAGCAAGACAGAAAATCCTTAAACAGCCGCTTCCTGATAATTCTCAAGAGGTCGCTACTGAGGACCACAACTACAGTTTAAAGGGGCCCCTGACCATAGGAGCGGAGAAACTGGCCGAGGTGCAACAGATGCTGCAAGTGTCCAGAAAGAGACTTGCCTCTGCGAAAAACTACAGGATGATCAAGAAGAGAAAGGGCTTACGATTAATCGATGCTCTCGTCGAAGAGAAACTACTGTCGGAAGAAACGGAGTATCTGCTACGAGCACAGTTTTCCG ATTTTAAGTGGGAGTTGTATAACTGGAGAGAAACCGCTGGGTACTCCACAGAAATGAAGCAGTTTGCATGTACACTCTACTTGTGCAGCAGCAAAGTCTATGATTATGTAAGAAAGATCCTCAAGCTGCCTCACTCTTCCATCCTCAGAAC atgGCTGTCCAGATGCAAACCCGGTCCAGGTTTCCACAGCAacgttttttcctttcttcaacaAAAAGTGGAGAATGGCGACCAGCTCTACCAGTACTGCTCCCTGATAATAAAAGGCATCTCTCTGAAGCAGCAGCTTCAGTGGGACCCCAGCAGTCACCAGCTGCAAGGGTTTATGGACTTTGGTCTCGGCAAACTGGATGCTGATGAAATGCCCCTCGCCTCGGAGACTGTTGTGCTCATGGCCGTGGGTATTTCTGGTCATTGGCGAACACCTCTGGGTTATTTTTTTGTAAACAGGGCTTCTGGATATTTGCAAGCTCAGCTGCTTCGCCTGACCATTGGCAAACTGAGTGACATAGGGGTCACGGTTCTGGCCGTCACGTCCGATGCTACAGCTGACAGTGTTCAGATGGCAAAGTCGCTGGGGATCCGTATGGACGGAGACAACATGAAGTGTACGTTTCAGCACCCTTCCTCTTCCGGGCAGCAGGTCGCCTACTTCTTTGACCCTTGCCACTTGCTTAGGTTAGTGAGGAATGCGTTTCAGAATTTCCAGAGCATCCAGTTTATCAACGGCACAGCGCATTGGCAGCACCTCGTGGAGTTAGTCACATTCCAGGAACAGGAATTGTCAAATATAGAGCGGATCCCAAGAAAACTTGCAAGTTTGAAACACCACATACTGAAGACGAACGGTGCCGCCCAGCTCTTCAGCGAGAGCATGGCCAGCGCGTTGGAATGTTTGCGGTCGTTGGGCCTGCCTCCTTTCCAGAACTGTGTGGGCACCATCCATTTCCTACGCTTAATTAACAATCTCTTTGACATTTTTAATAGTAGGAACTATTATGGAAAAGGACTCAAAGGACCCCTAGTACCTAAAACTTTCAATAAAATCAACCATGTGCTAATTGAAGCCAAGACTATTTTTGTTACATTATCTGACTCCAACAATAACCAGATAATTAAAGGTAAGCGAAAACTGGGATTCCTGGGATTTCTCCTTAACGCTGAGAGCTTACAGTGGCTCTACCAAAACTACGTTTCCCCCAAAGTCACGCCGTTTCCGTATCTCCTGACGTACAAATTCAGTCAAGATCATCTGGAGTTATTTCTAAAGATGCTTAGACAGGTTTTAGTAGCCAGTTCGAACCCTACCTGCATGGCGTTCCAGAAAGCTTACCATAATTTGGAGACCAGACACAGATTACAAGAGGAAGTTTTTCTAGGTGAAGTAAGCGTCCTTGACATTTCCATTGCTCGAAGGGCAGACTTGGCCCTTCGGACGGTTCAGCAGCAGTATGATGTCAGCGTCACAAAGACTCTCTTTCACAAAGAGGATGTCTGCCAAGACTGGTCTGACCGTTTGCTAAGCGAGGCATTACTAGACCTGTCCGATCATAGGCGAAGTCTCACCTGTTGCGCTGGTTATATTGCCAATAAGTTGTCAGCTCTTTTAACATGTGAGGACTGCATCGGTGCCCTCTATGCATCGGATCTCAAAGCCTCTAAAATTGGATCTCTTTTATGTGTTAAGAAGGTGAATGGCTTGCATTTCCCTTCACAAAGTTTGTGCCAAGTCATAAATGTTTGTGAGCAAGTGGTAAGAACCCATTCAAGAACGACAGCTTATGAACGACTACTTCCTAAACAGAGGGAGTTTTATCTTCAGCAGAAAATATTACATGAGCTTTCTGGGCACATTTATCTTTTTGTAGATCTAAACGAGCATCTCTTTGATGGCGAGGTCTGTGCCATCAATCACTTCGTAAAGTTGCTAAAAGATATCGTAGTCTGTTTCTTAAGGCTCagagctgcaggtgtagctcagcGCCCTTTAAAACCCCATCCAGAAAGACCCGACATGAAAACTTTGTCGAGGAAACACTGGTCAGCGTTCCAGAATTACAGATGTTCAGGTTTTGCGAATACCAGTAAATGCAGGCATTTGCTAAGTAACAAAGGATGTCCATTCAGATGA
- the THAP9 gene encoding DNA transposase THAP9 isoform X3 — protein sequence MLQVSRKRLASAKNYRMIKKRKGLRLIDALVEEKLLSEETEYLLRAQFSDFKWELYNWRETAGYSTEMKQFACTLYLCSSKVYDYVRKILKLPHSSILRTWLSRCKPGPGFHSNVFSFLQQKVENGDQLYQYCSLIIKGISLKQQLQWDPSSHQLQGFMDFGLGKLDADEMPLASETVVLMAVGISGHWRTPLGYFFVNRASGYLQAQLLRLTIGKLSDIGVTVLAVTSDATADSVQMAKSLGIRMDGDNMKCTFQHPSSSGQQVAYFFDPCHLLRLVRNAFQNFQSIQFINGTAHWQHLVELVTFQEQELSNIERIPRKLASLKHHILKTNGAAQLFSESMASALECLRSLGLPPFQNCVGTIHFLRLINNLFDIFNSRNYYGKGLKGPLVPKTFNKINHVLIEAKTIFVTLSDSNNNQIIKGKRKLGFLGFLLNAESLQWLYQNYVSPKVTPFPYLLTYKFSQDHLELFLKMLRQVLVASSNPTCMAFQKAYHNLETRHRLQEEVFLGEVSVLDISIARRADLALRTVQQQYDVSVTKTLFHKEDVCQDWSDRLLSEALLDLSDHRRSLTCCAGYIANKLSALLTCEDCIGALYASDLKASKIGSLLCVKKVNGLHFPSQSLCQVINVCEQVVRTHSRTTAYERLLPKQREFYLQQKILHELSGHIYLFVDLNEHLFDGEVCAINHFVKLLKDIVVCFLRLRAAGVAQRPLKPHPERPDMKTLSRKHWSAFQNYRCSGFANTSKCRHLLSNKGCPFR from the exons ATGCTGCAAGTGTCCAGAAAGAGACTTGCCTCTGCGAAAAACTACAGGATGATCAAGAAGAGAAAGGGCTTACGATTAATCGATGCTCTCGTCGAAGAGAAACTACTGTCGGAAGAAACGGAGTATCTGCTACGAGCACAGTTTTCCG ATTTTAAGTGGGAGTTGTATAACTGGAGAGAAACCGCTGGGTACTCCACAGAAATGAAGCAGTTTGCATGTACACTCTACTTGTGCAGCAGCAAAGTCTATGATTATGTAAGAAAGATCCTCAAGCTGCCTCACTCTTCCATCCTCAGAAC atgGCTGTCCAGATGCAAACCCGGTCCAGGTTTCCACAGCAacgttttttcctttcttcaacaAAAAGTGGAGAATGGCGACCAGCTCTACCAGTACTGCTCCCTGATAATAAAAGGCATCTCTCTGAAGCAGCAGCTTCAGTGGGACCCCAGCAGTCACCAGCTGCAAGGGTTTATGGACTTTGGTCTCGGCAAACTGGATGCTGATGAAATGCCCCTCGCCTCGGAGACTGTTGTGCTCATGGCCGTGGGTATTTCTGGTCATTGGCGAACACCTCTGGGTTATTTTTTTGTAAACAGGGCTTCTGGATATTTGCAAGCTCAGCTGCTTCGCCTGACCATTGGCAAACTGAGTGACATAGGGGTCACGGTTCTGGCCGTCACGTCCGATGCTACAGCTGACAGTGTTCAGATGGCAAAGTCGCTGGGGATCCGTATGGACGGAGACAACATGAAGTGTACGTTTCAGCACCCTTCCTCTTCCGGGCAGCAGGTCGCCTACTTCTTTGACCCTTGCCACTTGCTTAGGTTAGTGAGGAATGCGTTTCAGAATTTCCAGAGCATCCAGTTTATCAACGGCACAGCGCATTGGCAGCACCTCGTGGAGTTAGTCACATTCCAGGAACAGGAATTGTCAAATATAGAGCGGATCCCAAGAAAACTTGCAAGTTTGAAACACCACATACTGAAGACGAACGGTGCCGCCCAGCTCTTCAGCGAGAGCATGGCCAGCGCGTTGGAATGTTTGCGGTCGTTGGGCCTGCCTCCTTTCCAGAACTGTGTGGGCACCATCCATTTCCTACGCTTAATTAACAATCTCTTTGACATTTTTAATAGTAGGAACTATTATGGAAAAGGACTCAAAGGACCCCTAGTACCTAAAACTTTCAATAAAATCAACCATGTGCTAATTGAAGCCAAGACTATTTTTGTTACATTATCTGACTCCAACAATAACCAGATAATTAAAGGTAAGCGAAAACTGGGATTCCTGGGATTTCTCCTTAACGCTGAGAGCTTACAGTGGCTCTACCAAAACTACGTTTCCCCCAAAGTCACGCCGTTTCCGTATCTCCTGACGTACAAATTCAGTCAAGATCATCTGGAGTTATTTCTAAAGATGCTTAGACAGGTTTTAGTAGCCAGTTCGAACCCTACCTGCATGGCGTTCCAGAAAGCTTACCATAATTTGGAGACCAGACACAGATTACAAGAGGAAGTTTTTCTAGGTGAAGTAAGCGTCCTTGACATTTCCATTGCTCGAAGGGCAGACTTGGCCCTTCGGACGGTTCAGCAGCAGTATGATGTCAGCGTCACAAAGACTCTCTTTCACAAAGAGGATGTCTGCCAAGACTGGTCTGACCGTTTGCTAAGCGAGGCATTACTAGACCTGTCCGATCATAGGCGAAGTCTCACCTGTTGCGCTGGTTATATTGCCAATAAGTTGTCAGCTCTTTTAACATGTGAGGACTGCATCGGTGCCCTCTATGCATCGGATCTCAAAGCCTCTAAAATTGGATCTCTTTTATGTGTTAAGAAGGTGAATGGCTTGCATTTCCCTTCACAAAGTTTGTGCCAAGTCATAAATGTTTGTGAGCAAGTGGTAAGAACCCATTCAAGAACGACAGCTTATGAACGACTACTTCCTAAACAGAGGGAGTTTTATCTTCAGCAGAAAATATTACATGAGCTTTCTGGGCACATTTATCTTTTTGTAGATCTAAACGAGCATCTCTTTGATGGCGAGGTCTGTGCCATCAATCACTTCGTAAAGTTGCTAAAAGATATCGTAGTCTGTTTCTTAAGGCTCagagctgcaggtgtagctcagcGCCCTTTAAAACCCCATCCAGAAAGACCCGACATGAAAACTTTGTCGAGGAAACACTGGTCAGCGTTCCAGAATTACAGATGTTCAGGTTTTGCGAATACCAGTAAATGCAGGCATTTGCTAAGTAACAAAGGATGTCCATTCAGATGA